Proteins encoded within one genomic window of Komagataella phaffii GS115 chromosome 3, complete sequence:
- a CDS encoding Topoisomerase I has protein sequence MATEKRQSTPALSESHDGFSVTESLSNTDDTSMKDETSDSPVPPVSPIKTKSHKRKTSDESEKKRKKKKTEKHKHKHKSGTKKESDDDLETVKTSKEKKKRVKKEETPLDSQSSQAIEMKDEEEEKYKWWEENNDNDEIKWHSLKHNGVLFPPEHVPLPSHVKLYYDKKPVDLPIQAEEVACFFGAMLNTEHAQNPAFQNNFFSDFKKIVLEHGGANVEIESFDKCDFSKIFDHYETQKSLKKSLTAAQKREIKSEKDKFEEKYKYCLLNGRRERVGNFRIEPPGLFRGRGSHPKTGRVKKRIYPEDVSLNLSEDAPIPPPPEGHQWKEIKHDNTVAWLATWRENVTNTVKYVLFAADSSLKGRSDFKKFEKARELKKYIHRIRKDYKKNFSSKVMLERQMAVATYLIDVFALRAGGEKAEDEADTVGCCSLRYEHVTLKPPNTVVFDFLGKDSIRYYQEVNVHEKVFKNLRLFKKSPKQPGDDLFDRLTPNILNKHLQNYLPGLSAKVFRTYNASKTMQDQLDLIPNEGSVGEKVVKYNAANREVAILCNHQRTKPKSHDMGVQRISDNIRELFWQKLRLKRMILELDKSLKKTKPYYFEELDDLSVEEEQAIQDRVIAKEREKATKKFTRDNEKLKTEDSPLLPEAMLEEKLKKIDELAAEYKKELKTRKPEIKSVTVTVEKLESQVEKLEQRIRNATLLLQDKEDNSQVALGTSKLNYIDPRLTAMFSKKYDVPIEKLFSKTLREKFAWAIESADENWTF, from the coding sequence ATGGCTACCGAAAAGAGACAATCTACGCCTGCGCTTTCAGAAAGCCATGACGGCTTCTCTGTGACGGAATCACTTTCAAACACTGATGATACCTCAATGAAAGATGAGACATCTGATTCTCCGGTTCCCCCTGTATCTCCAATTAAAACAAAGTCTcataaaagaaaaacctCTGATGAATCcgaaaagaagaggaagaagaaaaaaaccGAGAAACATAAGCACAAGCACAAGAGTGGAACAAAGAAGGAGAGCGACGACGATTTGGAAACAGTgaaaacttccaaagagaagaaaaaaagggtgaaaaaagaagaaacacCACTCGACTCTCAATCTTCTCAAGCTATCGAAATgaaggatgaagaagaggagaagTACAAATGGTGGGAGGAAAACAACgacaatgatgaaattAAATGGCACTCTTTGAAACATAATGGGGTGCTATTTCCTCCGGAGCATGTACCTCTGCCTTCTCATGTCAAACTTTACTACGATAAAAAGCCCGTTGATTTACCTATTCAAGCAGAAGAAGTGGCATGCTTTTTTGGTGCAATGTTGAACACTGAACATGCCCAAAACCCTGCATTTCagaacaattttttttcagatttcaagaaaattgtTTTGGAGCATGGAGGAGCTAATGTGGAGATTGAAAGCTTTGATAAATGTGATTTTTCTAAGATTTTTGATCACTACGAAACTCAGAAAAGTCTCAAGAAATCTCTTACAGCCGCTCAGAAAAGGGAAATAAAGTCAGAAAAAgacaaatttgaagaaaagtaCAAGTATTGTCTTTTGAATGGCCGTAGAGAAAGAGTGGGAAATTTTAGAATAGAACCACCTGGACTCTTTAGAGGAAGGGGTAGTCATCCGAAGACTGGCAGagtgaagaaaagaatataTCCCGAAGATGTaagtttgaacttgagTGAAGATGCTCCAattcctcctcctcctgAAGGACACCAATGGAAAGAAATCAAACATGATAATACAGTTGCTTGGTTGGCTACCTGGCGTGAAAATGTTACCAACACTGTAAAATACGTCTTGTTTGCTGCAGACTCTTCACTTAAGGGAAGATcagatttcaaaaaatttgaaaaagccaGAGAATTAAAGAAATATATCCATCGTATCAGAAAGGATTATAAGAAAAATTTTAGTAGCAAAGTCATGTTAGAGAGACAAATGGCAGTTGCAACTTATCtgattgatgtttttgCCCTTAGAGCTGGTGGTGAAAAAGCAGAAGATGAAGCGGATACTGTGGGATGTTGTTCATTGAGGTATGAACACGTTACTTTGAAACCTCCCAATACAGTTgtgtttgattttttgggTAAAGATTCCATTCGATACTACCAAGAAGTTAATGTTCACGAGAAAGTGTTTAAGAATTTGagattgttcaagaaatcgCCCAAACAACCAGGCGATGATCTGTTTGACAGATTGACACCGAATATTTTAAACAAGCATTTACAGAACTACCTTCCTGGATTATCGGCCAAAGTGTTCCGTACTTACAATGCTTCTAAGACAATGCAAGATCAATTGGACTTAATCCCGAACGAAGGGTCTGTGGGTGAAAAGGTCGTCAAGTATAATGCTGCCAACAGAGAGGTTGCTATATTATGTAACCATCAAAGGACAAAGCCAAAGTCTCACGACATGGGAGTTCAACGGATATCGGATAATATTAGAGAGTTGTTCTGGCAAAaattgagattgaagaggatgatCTTGGAACTGGATAAAAGTctcaagaaaacaaaaccGTACTATTTCGAAGAGCTTGATGACTTATCAGTAGAAGAGGAGCAGGCCATCCAGGATCGAGTGATAGCAAAAGAACGGGAAAAAGCTACCAAGAAGTTTACGCGTGACAACGAGAAATTGAAGACCGAAGACTCTCCTCTCTTACCAGAGGCAATGCtagaagagaaattgaaaaaaattgatgagtTAGCTGCTGAGTATAAGAAGGAGTTGAAGACGAGAAAGCCTGAAATCAAATCGGTCACTGTGACTGTGGAAAAACTAGAATCCCAAGTGGAGAAATTGGAACAACGAATCAGAAACGCTACTCTTCTTTTGCAAGACAAGGAGGATAATTCTCAAGTTGCTCTTGGAACCTCAAAACTCAATTATATTGACCCAAGACTGACGGCTATGTTCTCCAAGAAGTACGATGTACCTATTGAAAAACTGTTCTCGAAGACCTTGAGAGAGAAATTTGCATGGGCCATTGAGTCTGCAGATGAAAACTGGACGTTTTAA
- a CDS encoding uncharacterized protein (Polo-like kinase with similarity to Xenopus Plx1 and S. pombe Plo1p) — translation MASARGSLPLQSLNNGQINSRSNAFNVQTPIKTGPLKPPGPAATANQIAQQQDQKKKKKKEKLSSLCKTPPSIVRTRTGIGYHRGLFLGEGGFARCFQMKDESGKLFAAKTVAKASIKSEKTKTKLLSEIKIHKSMVHPNIVRFIDCFEDDVNVYILLEMCPNQSLMELLKTRKALTEPEVRFIMVQIIGAVKYLHSRRVIHRDLKLGNIFFDPDMNLKIGDFGLASVLPSKGSRKYTICGTPNYIAPEVLGGKAVGHSFEVDVWAIGIMMYALLFGKPPFQSKDVQVIYEKIKKNDYIFNPTKDVSYQAKVLIKDILATNPLERPSLDEILEYSWFRNGSFPSSFTVESLTQTPRNVMDISKEESAKNLAAAKAKAGFNEWHRNPVQILKSDLESERPKALLPTSLSPSNVKQKYEEVSPVIASRETRPKTKIEQVSKIINNHPILLEKLNHNITSTLENMQTIQEYIRTGNSVKQFIDIDHERPVLVSKWVDYSNKHGFSYQLSTNDIGVLFNNGSTVLKISDEESLWHIIIDNSYGWTAHRYLAHDIPTRLKKEIEVVDFFSKYMKANLCEVSEHSGKNVNDDVFLRRYTREDHCIMFELSNGSFQFNFKDHHKLCLSSNGLVITHLSPHRTIETYPLAQVLEKGDFPGASDPMFAVKWEYMIASLRNKLEMQ, via the coding sequence ATGGCAAGTGCTCGGGGTTCCCTACCGCTTCAGTCCTTGAATAACGGACAAATTAACTCCAGGTCAAATGCCTTCAACGTACAGACTCCCATTAAGACTGGGCCGCTCAAGCCACCAGGTCCTGCCGCTACTGCCAACCAGATAGCACAACAGCAAgatcagaagaagaagaaaaagaaggagaagcTATCCTCTTTGTGTAAAACTCCCCCTTCGATTGTCAGGACGAGAACTGGGATCGGTTATCATAGAGGACTTTTTTTGGGAGAAGGTGGGTTTGCTAGATGCTTCCAAATGAAAGATGAGAGCGGTAAGTTGTTTGCTGCCAAAACTGTGGCCAAGGCCTCTATTAAGTCGGAAAAAACGAAGACAAAGTTATTATCGGAAATCAAGATCCATAAATCTATGGTTCATCCCAACATTGTTCGTTTTATCGACTGTTTTGAAGACGATGTCAACGTTTACATTTTATTGGAAATGTGCCCTAATCAGTCCTTGAtggaacttttgaaaactcGTAAGGCTCTCACTGAACCTGAGGTCAGGTTTATCATGGTTCAGATTATTGGCGCTGTTAAGTATCTCCACAGTAGGAGGGTAATTCACAGGGAtttgaaacttggaaatatCTTTTTTGACCCTGacatgaacttgaagattggagattttggGCTGGCCTCCGTACTTCCTTCCAAGGGTTCCAGAAAGTACACCATTTGTGGTACTCCCAACTATATCGCCCCCGAAGTTCTAGGTGGAAAGGCCGTGGGCCATAGCTTTGAGGTAGATGTTTGGGCCATTGGCATCATGATGTACGCTCTTTTGTTTGGCAAGCCTCCTTTCCAATCCAAAGATGTTCAGGTCATCTAcgaaaagatcaagaagaatgaTTATATTTTCAATCCTACCAAAGATGTATCTTATCAGGCAAAAGTGTTGATAAAGGATATCTTGGCTACCAATCCCTTGGAGAGACCGAGCTTGGACGAAATCCTGGAATATAGCTGGTTTAGAAACGGCTCTTTCCCTTCTTCGTTCACCGTTGAATCATTGACTCAAACCCCCCGTAATGTTATGgatatttccaaagaagaatccGCAAAGAATCTTGCCGCTGCCAAGGCTAAGGCTGGGTTCAATGAATGGCACAGAAATCCCGTTCAGATTCTCAAATCTGATCTGGAAAGTGAAAGGCCAAAAGCTTTGCTGCCTACTTCTTTATCCCCAAGTAACGTTAAACAGAAGTACGAGGAAGTTTCTCCTGTGATTGCTTCCAGAGAAACCAGACCAAAAACTAAAATTGAAcaagtttccaaaatcatcaataacCACCCAATActacttgaaaaacttaATCATAACATCACCTCTACCTTAGAGAACATGCAGACTATTCAAGAATATATCCGCACTGGTAATTCTGTCAAACAATTTATAGATATCGACCATGAAAGGCCTGTTTTAGTCAGCAAATGGGTGGACTACTCCAATAAGCACGGCTTTTCTTACCAATTATCTACCAATGATATTGGTGTCTTATTTAATAATGGATCTACGGTGCTCAAGATCAGCGATGAGGAGTCGCTTTGGCACATTATCATTGACAATTCATATGGATGGACAGCTCACAGATATCTGGCGCATGATATCCCTACTCGCctgaaaaaggaaatcGAAGTAGTAGATTTCTTCAGCAAATACATGAAAGCAAATCTGTGTGAAGTTTCAGAACATTCCGGAAAAAATGTGAATGATGATGTTTTCCTTCGAAGATATACTCGAGAAGACCATTGTATTATGTTTGAATTGAGCAATGGATCGTTCCaattcaacttcaaagatcaCCATAAACTCTGCCTTTCAAGTAACGGCCTAGTGATTACCCACTTATCCCCTCATAGAACTATCGAAACTTACCCACTTGCTCAAGTGTTGGAAAAGGGTGATTTCCCGGGAGCTTCTGACCCTATGTTTGCAGTCAAGTGGGAATACATGATTGCATCTCTAAGAAACAAATTAGAAATGCAATGA
- a CDS encoding RNA polymerase II subunit B12.5, protein MNAPDRFELFILPDDVPKLKITPDSRVPNCIIIKFEREDHTLANLLREELALYPDVTFVAYKVEHPLFANFVMRLQTEEGTRPKQALERACASIINKLKTLDHKFNEEWNIKNFSLND, encoded by the exons ATGAATGCTCCAGACAGATTTGAGCTCTTTATACTTCCTGATGATGTTCCAAA ATTAAAGATTACACCAGACTCTAGAGTACCTAATTGTATCatcatcaagtttgaaagagaagacCATACATTGGCCAACTTATTGAGAGAAGAACTAGCTTTGTATCCTGATGTTACGTTTGTGGCGTATAAAGTTGAGCATCCTCTTTTTGCCAACTTTGTCATGAGATTACAAACAGAAGAGGGCACTAGGCCGAAGCAAGCTTTGGAAAGAGCCTGCGCAAGTATTATCAACAAACTAAAGACATTGGATCACAAGTTCAACGAAGAATGGAACATTaagaatttttcattgaatGACTAA
- a CDS encoding Component of the Sin3p-Rpd3p histone deacetylase complex, which yields MSGKDTWSSNNNPVKELNKNSIPPFQTPTVLPPPPSSLDKGMFPIRAAAPDELLLTRSGQHYYPLPSLPGLGSGLNNGSHFPIPSIGPQGLSQEKDSNNNGATTLPPPHLGSQQSPVLSQPQPQSQSQADSNPQPQQLPPPTALHASANQYRPLNVKDALSYLDQVKVRFLDQPDVYNHFLEIMKDFKSQSIDTPGVIERVSTLFRGHPNLIQGFNTFLPQGYKIECFVDPLNPNAIRVTTPMGTVTMTDGQSQVSLTQQPHTQLDQSPQSSSTQPKLEQDQQASRLPSQDMLEKQLHQQQEQQHHHQQQQQIPQPHNSSLPQQLQQPQSQYLSHQGPDVAYSQGNLSAEQVQNGAQVGFNHAISYVNKIKTRFANQPDIYKSFLEILQTYQKEQKPINEVYQQVTVLFQNAPDLLDDFEQFLPETSGQSLNVHQGGYEEKHNGHGTIQLPPVGNFPPPSYGQNGNVINEAPGGKRRSISHGMHRIPSLGAAHFQGQPVGMPHDQQQQLAQIGQTQEYPVSDLRGPVNTGPASLLMGVPQPVSTGISDSNLSEEISFFDKVKKSISNKQTYNEFLKLINLYSQDIIDKDVLVAKVECFIGAFPELFSWFKTFVGYEEKSLHIENITFKKHQLELSLCKSCGPSYRLLPKAETYMPCSGRDDMCWEVLNDEWVGHPTWASEESGFVAHRKNQYEEVLFRIEEERHEYDYYMEANLRTIQTLETIANRIANMTPEEKAHFKLPPGLGHTSSTIYKKVIRKIYDKDRGFEVIDALHENPAVAVPIILKRLKQKDEEWKRSHREWNKVWREMEQKVFYKSLDHLGLTFKQSDKKLLTTKQLVAEVSTIKVEQSQKRLHPLTPVSKEQLQYHYKDYDVMFDIINLVYIFLGHSSSYSQQDKKKLAEFVKFFVTTFFMLPNEQVDDALQRRKTKEADAEAENGDSNSASLADDEGNLSSASTESSFSSKKRPRNDGDLLRDVLKKNKKVVREATPDSTTASPTPETYSTQADVEEKLAKPTEDWINVSGHLGEPIFDQTKERTVYNMFCNTTIYVLYRYLNVLYERLVEVKAMTKDVDADIKGRNEVQFAKELDLLSHQLEDMGINITGDNSYLQVLELSKKLIEGDVEHQWFEESLRQAYRNKAYKLFSIDKVIQGLTKHMHSVVSDAKNSEMITLMAADRENSNTTARSQILYRIQVRSLMSPEDNMFKISFDKSQDRTQITFIALEDLTLGDLKSERDKWNYYMTSYILSQPTESVPKSKINIPFLRSAIAAEDDEKSSDIQGIANSNLKVKLDLNTYKLFFEEGSYDYFVKSSALKPQPASKKDNQEKLQHLQSLLKSGDKSAKLLETLAKGPDEYKAFVSQLSTSEVSNTTQGGSKGDALKHSEITVDAESTIGQDDSLQEDVFKTAVDISVDQDKTVDQSTLSEAKADNDTIPNEEEQDTQMEEGKVSR from the exons ATGTCAGGCAAGGATACCTGGTCTTCCAATAACAATCCTGTTAAGGAGTTGAACAAGAATTCCATCCCTCCTTTTCA GACTCCAACAGTGCTACCTCCCCCACCTTCCTCGTTGGATAAAGGTATGTTTCCTATTAGAGCAGCCGCTCCCGATGAATTGTTACTAACACGTTCAGGCCAGCATTACTACCCTTTGCCGTCCCTCCCAGGTTTAGGTTCCGGGCTTAACAATGGATCTCATTTTCCTATACCGTCTATAGGCCCACAAGGACTCTCTCAA gaaaaagattcaaataACAATGGTGCCACTACGTTGCCCCCTCCACATTTAGGATCTCAACAGAGTCCTGTTCTTTCGCAACCACAACCCCAATCTCAGTCTCAAGCAGACAGTAACCCGCAACCCCAACAGTTGCCCCCACCGACTGCTCTACATGCTAGTGCCAATCAGTATAGACCACTAAATGTGAAAGATGCTTTGTCCTACTTAGATCAGGTAAAGGTTCGCTTCCTGGACCAGCCGGATGTGTACAATcattttttggaaataatgAAGGATTTTAAGAGCCAAAGTATTGACACGCCCGGTGTCATTGAACGAGTGTCCACCCTGTTTAGAGGTCATCCAAATCTTATTCAGGGATTCAATACGTTCTTGCCTCAGGGTTACAAGATTGAGTGCTTTGTGGACCCTTTAAACCCGAATGCCATTCGAGTTACAACCCCTATGGGTACTGTAACAATGACGGATGGCCAAAGTCAAGTTTCTCTTACTCAGCAGCCTCACACACAGCTTGATCAAAGTCCTCAGAGTTCTTCTACTCAACCAAAACTAGAACAAGATCAGCAAGCTTCTCGTTTACCATCCCAAGATATGTTGGAAAAGCAACTAcaccaacaacaggaacaacaacatcaccaccagcagcagcagcaaatTCCGCAGCCTCATAACTCGTCACTTCCACAGCAATTGCAGCAACCTCAATCACAATATCTTTCCCATCAAGGTCCAGATGTGGCGTATAGCCAGGGTAATCTGTCTGCTGAACAAGTTCAGAACGGTGCTCAGGTAGGGTTCAATCATGCTATTAGCTATGtgaacaagatcaaaaCTCGATTTGCTAATCAGCCTGATATTTATAAGAGCTTTTTAGAAATCTTGCAGacttatcaaaaagaacaaaagcCAATTAATGAAGTTTATCAACAGGTTACCGTCCTATTTCAAAATGCTCCTGATCTtttggatgattttgaacagtttctCCCTGAGACTTCAGGCCAGTCGCTGAATGTTCATCAAGGAGGATATGAGGAAAAACACAATGGCCATGGCACTATTCAGCTGCCTCCTGTTGGCAATTTCCCTCCTCCTTCTTATGGGCAAAATGGAAATGTAATTAATGAGGCACCAGGTGGAAAAAGGAGATCGATTTCACATGGAATGCATCGTATTCCGTCTTTGGGAGCAGCTCATTTTCAAGGACAACCAGTTGGTATGCCTCACgatcaacaacagcaactGGCTCAGATAGGTCAAACTCAGGAGTACCCTGTTTCAGATTTAAGAGGCCCTGTAAATACCGGTCCTGCTAGTTTATTGATGGGAGTTCCACAACCTGTCAGTACAGGCATATCAGATTCGAATTTATCAGAAGAAATATCATTTTTTGACAAAGTTAAAAAGTCCATTTCAAACAAGCAAACCTATaatgagtttttgaaattgatcaacCTTTACTCTCAAGATATCATCGATAAGGATGTCTTAGTTGCCAAGGTTGAGTGTTTTATTGGAGCTTTCCCAGAGCTATTTTCCTGGTTCAAGACGTTCGTCGGATACGAAGAGAAATCTCTGCACATTGAAAATATCACCTTTAAGAAGCATCAACTGGAGCTATCACTTTGTAAATCCTGTGGCCCAAGCTATAGACTACTTCCAAAGGCAGAAACTTATATGCCATGCTCCGGAAGGGATGATATGTGTTGGGAGGTTCTCAATGATGAATGGGTTGGTCATCCAACATGGGCTTCTGAGGAATCTGGATTTGTTGCACATCGTAAAAATCAATACGAAGAGGTTTTATTCAGAatcgaagaagaaaggcACGAATATGACTATTATATGGAGGCTAATTTAAGAACTATCCAGACTTTAGAGACAATTGCTAATAGAATTGCTAATATGACCCCAGAAGAAAAGGCTCACTTCAAGTTACCTCCAGGCTTGGGTCATACATCATCAACCATCTACAAGAAGGTCATTCGAAAGATTTATGACAAAGACAGAGGTTTTGAAGTTATTGATGCCTTACATGAGAATCCAGCAGTGGCGGTTCCGATTATTCTCAAACGTCTTAAGCAGAAGGATGAGGAATGGAAAAGATCACATAGAGAGTGGAACAAAGTTTGGAGAGAAATGGAGCAGAAAGTGTTCTACAAGTCCTTGGACCATTTGGGCTTGACGTTCAAGCAATCCGACAAAAAATTGCTCACCACTAAACAGTTGGTGGCTGAAGTTAGTACAATCAAAGTCGAACAATCTCAAAAAAGATTACATCCTTTAACTCCTGTTTCCAAAGAACAGTTACAGTATCACTATAAAGACTACGATGTAATGTTTGATATCATAAACTTGGTTTATATCTTTTTGGGACATTCTTCTTCCTATTCACAGCAGgacaaaaagaaacttgcCGAATTTGTTAAGTTTTTCGTCACTACATTTTTCATGCTTCCTAATGAACAAGTAGACGATGCATTGCAGCGTAGGAAGACAAAAGAAGCTGATGCTGAAGCTGAAAACGGGGATTCGAATAGCGCTTCTTTAGCTGACGACGAGGGCAACTTGTCAAGTGCTTCTACCGAATCTagtttttcttccaaaaagagaCCTCGCAATGATGGAGATTTGTTGAGAGATGTTCTTAAGAAGAATAAAAAGGTCGTCCGTGAAGCTACTCCAGATAGCACGACTGCCTCACCGACACCAGAGACCTATTCAACTCAAGCGGATGTAGAAGAAAAGCTGGCCAAGCCCACTGAAGACTGGATTAATGTCTCAGGGCACCTTGGTGAACCTATTTTTGACCAAACAAAAGAAAGGACAGTGTACAACATGTTCTGTAATACCACTATCTACGTACTCTACAGATACTTAAACGTTCTTTACGAACGTTTAGTTGAAGTCAAGGCAATGACCAAGGATGTTGATGCTGATATAAAAGGTCGAAATGAAGTTCAATTTGCCAAGGAGCTTGATTTGTTGTCCCACCAACTAGAAGATATGGGTATCAACATCACTGGTGACAATTCTTACCTGCAAGTCCTTGAATTGAGTAAAAAATTGATAGAAGGGGATGTGGAACATCAAtggtttgaagaatctttaaGACAAGCCTACCGAAACAAAGCTTACAAGTTGTTCAGCATTGACAAGGTGATACAAGGTTTAACAAAACATATGCACTCTGTTGTATCGGATGCCAAGAACTCGGAGATGATTACGCTAATGGCAGCTGATAGGGAGAATTCCAATACCACTGCTAGAAGCCAAATTCTTTACCGAATTCAAGTGCGATCATTAATGTCTCCTGAAGACAATATGTTCAAGATCTCCTTTGACAAGTCACAAGATAGAACCCAAATTACCTTCATTGCTTTAGAGGATCTTACGCTGGGTGATCTGAAGTCTGAACGTGACAAATGGAACTACTACATGACTAGTTATATTTTATCTCAACCTACCGAGTCCGTTCCTAAAAGTAAGATCAATATCCCATTCTTACGCTCTGCTATCGCTGCTGAGGATGACGAGAAGTCTTCGGATATACAAGGAATTGCAAACTCTAATTTGAAGGTTAAGCTTGACCTAAATACTTATAAGCTATTCTTTGAGGAAGGAAGCTATGACTATTTTGTAAAAAGCTCAGCTTTAAAGCCACAACCTGCTTCCAAAAAGGACAACCAGGAAAAACTCCAGCATTTACAATCTCTTCTAAAGTCAGGTGACAAAAGTGCAAAGCTTCTGGAAACTTTGGCAAAAGGGCCTGATGAGTATAAAGCCTTCGTTTCCCAATTGTCAACTTCTGAAGTCTCTAATACTACCCAAGGTGGTTCCAAAGGGGACGCACTGAAGCATTCTGAAATCACAGTGGACGCGGAGTCTACCATCGGCCAGGATGACAGTCTGCAAGAAGATGTCTTCAAAACAGCTGTTGATATTTCAGTTGATCAAGATAAAACAGTTGATCAGTCTACGTTGTCTGAAGCAAAAGCTGATAACGATACAATCCCAAATGAAGAGGAGCAAGACACCCAAAtggaagaaggaaaagtaAGTAGGTAG
- a CDS encoding Palmitoyltransferase with autoacylation activity — protein sequence MAVQLKWPWLGIAIPCFLISFIGYNAHYFIFTNYMTKRNQWWFQFYLTMVWISYYLAIKKSPGTPPPNFQPEPNEWRKWCRKCNNYKPERSHHCKTCKICVLVMDHHCPWTANCVGYQNMPHFIRFLGWVVFTTSYVLLQICKRFYFFYQNRNLPSYLFKKTEIVFAVILFFMDTLVLVTVSALLFRTLYHITFTGMTTIESWEHERLEDQFYTNRLWRKIAYNYYQFHKKKLPALKSWTNITGKNDERLDSMSNELAETECPTSPEYQFDDDENLVPDQFTIDDIIFPYDTGYWSNLTNTLGPIYEWVLPWGCPHGTGYYFSKSDFYQDDQLTIPWPIDGNHTLKPDQDSKDTATSSSYQLSPYKLDDEPSPRNTDWSNDFGERMDDFGVDTDVE from the coding sequence ATGGCCGTCCAACTCAAATGGCCTTGGCTTGGTATTGCCATACCCTGCTTTCTAATATCTTTTATTGGATATAATGCCCACTACTTCATCTTCACCAATTACATgacaaagagaaatcagTGGTGGTTCCAGTTCTACCTTACCATGGTATGGATCTCCTATTATTTAGCCATCAAGAAATCCCCTGGAACCCCTCCTCCAAATTTTCAGCCAGAACCAAACGAGTGGCGGAAATGGTGTCGGAAATGCAATAACTACAAACCAGAAAGATCCCACCATTGCAAGACTTGTAAGATTTGCGTGTTAGTGATGGATCATCATTGTCCCTGGACGGCCAATTGCGTTGGATACCAGAATATGCCCCATTTCATTCGATTCCTTGGTTGGGTAGTGTTTACCACTTCATATGTTCTTCTGCAAATATGCAAAAGGTTTTACTTTTTTTATCAGAACAGAAACTTACCCTCTtatctgttcaaaaaaacGGAGATTGTTTTTGCAGTGATTCTGTTCTTTATGGATACCCTGGTTCTAGTAACCGTGTCTGCACTTCTTTTCCGAACACTCTATCATATAACTTTTACTGGAATGACTACTATTGAAAGCTGGGAGCATGAACGTCTTGAAGACCAATTCTATACTAATCGATTATGGAGGAAGATTGCCTACAATTATTACCAGTTCCACAAGAAAAAGCTACCGGCACTTAAAAGTTGGACAAACATCACGGGCAAGAATGACGAGCGACTTGATTCTATGTCTAATGAGCTAGCCGAGACTGAATGCCCAACGTCGCCCGAGTACCAATTcgacgatgatgaaaatCTAGTTCCAGATCAGTTTACTATAGATGATATCATATTCCCCTATGATACAGGTTATTGGTCAAACCTGACAAACACATTAGGACCTATTTACGAATGGGTGCTTCCGTGGGGATGTCCCCATGGGACTGGCTAttacttttcaaaatctgatTTCTATCAGGACGATCAATTGACAATACCCTGGCCCATAGATGGAAATCACACGTTGAAACCAGATCAAGACTCAAAAGATACAGCAACATCCTCAAGTTACCAGTTATCCCCCTACAAGCTGGATGATGAGCCATCACCAAGAAATACTGACTGGTCCAACGATTTTGGTGAACGTATGGATGATTTTGGCGTTGACACTGACGTCGAATGA